Proteins from one Fragaria vesca subsp. vesca linkage group LG6, FraVesHawaii_1.0, whole genome shotgun sequence genomic window:
- the LOC101298806 gene encoding putative zinc transporter At3g08650-like: MNSLFRKVVLFSLLCVVLFGYATAKSEEEVSRKLISAPHKNVRTNVIDGTGNENTISLEDINNGAGETKNGNSKVSISTVALFTLAMAAATGLGAVPFFFVELDPQWAGLCNGMAAGVMLAASFDLIQEGQGHGAGNWVVFGLLAGGIFILLCKKCLEQYGEVSMLDIKGADATKVVLVIGIMTLHSFGEGSGVGVSFAGSKGFSQGLLVTLAIAVHNIPEGLAVSMVLASRGVSPQNAMLWSVITSLPQPLVAVPSFMCADAFSKFLPFCTGFAAGCMIWMVVAEVLPDAFKEASPSQVASAATLSVAFMEALSTVFQSFSHDYNSEDASGFFVSLLFGLGPLLGGMVLVAFALAFRFQHALLMGVASGIAFVLGAWRPSQLLFSSKMGFIPLVLLLALGAATVHTLSSSILKLAGRKKTSVHNLPTVTGFPVSVHTLQSFLSCGAVALHALAEGLALGVAAPKAYGLGRHMVLPVSLHGLPRGAAVASCIFGATDNWQGSLAAAALIGFMGPISAIGAILAGIDYSGLDHVMVFACGGLLPSFGSVLRRAGRLDVRKSTCGLLMGVVLATLCLTCTKLVCLHTPYCNSAPEAVR, translated from the exons ATGAATTCTTTGTTCAGAAAGGTTGTATTGTTCTCACTGCTCTGCGTGGTTCTGTTTGGGTATGCTACAGCCAAGTCTGAAGAAGAGGTTTCAAGGAAGTTGATTTCTGCTCCACACAAGAATGTGAGAACTAATGTTATTGATGGCACTGGTAATGAGAATACTATTAGTTTAGAGGATATAAATAATGGGGCAGGTGAGACAAAGAACGGGAACAGCAAAGTTTCAATCTCCACTGTTGCATTATTTACGCTGGCAATGGCTGCTGCCACTGGTTTAGGTGCAGTTCCATTCTTCTTTGTGGAGCTTGATCCACAGTGGGCTGGACTGTGCAATGGAATGGCAGCTGGTGTGATGTTGGCTGCAAGCTTTGATCTTATACAGGAAGGGCAAGGTCATGGCGCAGGGAATTGGGTGGTCTTTGGGCTTTTAGCTGGAGGAATATTTATTTTGCTCTGCAAGAAG TGTCTGGAACAATATGGAGAAGTTAGTATGTTGGACATTAAAGGTGCAGATGCAACTAAAGTAGTTCTTGTGATTGGAATAATGACTCTTCATTCATTTGGAGAAGGCTCTGGTGTTGGGGTTTCCTTTGCTGGTTCAAAGGGTTTCTCTCAGGGACTTTTGGTAACTTTGGCTATTGCTGTTCACAACATACCAGAAGGATTAGCAGTGAGTATGGTGCTCGCATCAAGGGGTGTTTCTCCACAGAATGCCATGTTATGGAGTGTAATTACGTCATTACCACAG CCCCTTGTAGCAGTTCCTTCATTCATGTGTGCTGATGCGTTTAGTAAGTTCCTTCCTTTCTGTACGGGCTTTGCTGCTGGATGTATGATTTGGATGGTTGTTGCAGAGGTGCTTCCTGATGCATTTAAG GAAGCCTCTCCATCACAAGTTGCATCTGCTGCTACTCTCTCTGTTGCATTCATGGAAGCACTTAGCACTGTTTTTCAGAGTTTCAGCCATGACTACAA CTCAGAGGATGCTTCCGGCTTCTTTGTTTCATTGCTTTTTGGTCTTGGGCCATTGCTTGGTGGCATGGTCCTTGTGGCATTTGCACTTGCTTTCCGTTTCCAGCATGCTCTTCTCATGGGTGTAGCATCTGGCATTGCCTTTGTCCTTGGTGCCTGGCGACCATCACAGCTACTTTTCTCTTCAAAGATGGGATTTATTCCTCTGGTGTTGCTGCTTGCCTTGGGAGCTGCAACTGTCCATACTTTGAGCTCTAGTATTCTGAAGCTTGCAGGTCGCAAAAAAACTTCAGTTCATAATTTGCCCACAGTAACTGGTTTTCCGGTGAGTGTTCACACCCTCCAGTCATTCTTGTCATGTGGAGCTGTTGCTCTTCATGCTTTGGCTGAAGGGCTTGCTCTGGGGGTTGCTGCTCCAAAAGCCTATGGACTTGGTCGGCATATGGTTCTTCCTGTCTCCCTCCATGGACTCCCTCGGGGTGCAGCTGTGGCTAGTTGCATCTTCGGGGCTACAGATAACTGGCAGGGGTCTCTTGCAGCAGCTGCTCTAATTGGATTTATGGGTCCAATATCTGCAATTGGAGCAATACTTGCAGGAATTGACTATAGCGGTTTAGATCATGTCATGGTGTTTGCTTGTGGGGGACTACTCCCAAGTTTTGGAAGTGTACTAAGAAGAGCAGGGAGATTGGATGTGCGAAAAAGCACTTGTGGGCTTCTGATGGGTGTGGTGCTTGCAACTTTGTGTTTGACTTGCACCAAGTTGGTTTGCTTGCACACACCTTATTGCAATTCTGCACCAGAAGCCGTCAGATAG
- the LOC101298524 gene encoding uncharacterized protein LOC101298524, with protein sequence MAAAAQLRCSTLPKPHSSLSDHRRNPTTNLNSSISFPYSKTLNHKALSFGPKPNRDGRPDLSFSGGNGADRGGAGGGGGGGSGDWSRGDENEESKPSKSLFEGFGLLGMFLNGWRSRVAADPQFPFKVLMEEVVGVSSCVLGDMASRPNFGLNELDFVFSTLVVGCILNFTLMYLLAPSLSATAATLPSIFASCPASHMFEPGSFGLMSRLGTFVYKGAVFAGVGFAAGLAGTALSNGLIKLRKKMDPEFETPNKPPPTLLNAVTWAIHMGVSSNLRYQTLNGVEYVLGKGLPPLAFKSSVIVLRCLNNVLGGMTFVLLARLTGSQSAAEKLEIGSAAEKEKLLEESVDLQGNQSTYK encoded by the coding sequence CCCACTCCTCTCTTTCCGACCACCGCCGCAACCCCACCACCAACCTCAATTCCTCAATCTCCTTCCCCTATTCCAAAACCCTAAATCATAAAGCTCTCTCTTTTGGCCCGAAGCCGAATCGGGACGGAAGGCCCGATCTTTCGTTTTCCGGCGGGAATGGTGCCGACCGAGGCGGCGCCGGCGGTGGAGGCGGAGGAGGTAGCGGCGATTGGAGCCGAGGTGATGAGAATGAAGAATCGAAACCCTCGAAATCTTTGTTTGAGGGTTTTGGGCTTTTGGGGATGTTTCTGAATGGGTGGAGATCGAGAGTCGCCGCCGATCCTCAGTTTCCGTTCAAGGTTTTGATGGAGGAGGTCGTCGGAGTGAGCTCCTGCGTCCTCGGCGACATGGCTTCCCGACCCAATTTCGGCCTCAACGAGCTCGATTTCGTCTTCTCTACTCTCGTTGTCGGCTGCATTCTAAACTTCACTCTCATGTATCTGCTGGCGCCGAGCTTGTCCGCCACCGCCGCCACTCTGCCGTCGATCTTCGCCAGCTGCCCGGCGAGCCATATGTTCGAGCCGGGCTCTTTCGGGCTGATGAGTCGTTTAGGGACGTTTGTCTACAAAGGAGCTGTCTTTGCAGGAGTTGGATTCGCTGCCGGGCTGGCCGGGACTGCGCTGTCGAATGGGCTGATCAAGCTGAGGAAGAAGATGGATCCCGAGTTTGAGACTCCCAACAAGCCTCCACCGACATTGTTGAATGCGGTTACTTGGGCAATTCACATGGGTGTGAGCAGCAATTTGAGGTACCAGACGCTGAATGGGGTGGAGTATGTGTTGGGGAAGGGGCTGCCACCGCTGGCATTTAAGTCTTCGGTGATTGTTCTGAGGTGCTTGAACAATGTGCTTGGTGGGATGACATTTGTGCTTCTGGCGAGGTTGACAGGATCGCAGAGTGCTGCTGAGAAGCTGGAGATTGGATCGGCTGCAGAGAAGGAGAAACTGCTGGAGGAGAGTGTGGATTTGCAGGGCAATCAGTCGACTTACAAGTGA